One window of Hoplias malabaricus isolate fHopMal1 chromosome 16, fHopMal1.hap1, whole genome shotgun sequence genomic DNA carries:
- the mbd3b gene encoding methyl-CpG-binding domain protein 3b isoform X6, which yields MEKNEGEEEEEEQRRERGEAGRLFSLCPTGKKFRSKPQLARYLGNSMDLSSFDFRTGKMLMSKLNKSRQRLRYDNNSQTKGKPDLNTSLPVRQTASIFKQPVTKVTNHPSNKVKTDPQKAVDQPRQLFWEKKLSGLNAYDIAEELVKTMELPKGLQGVGPGCTDKTLLSAIASALHTSAAPITGQLSAAVEKNPGVWLNTAQPLCKAFIVTDEDIRKQEELVYNVRKRLEEALMADMLAHVEEASGGGEALKEEGNCHEDKDDV from the exons TCCTACTGGAAAGAAGTTCCGGAGCAAGCCACAGCTGGCTCGTTACCTTGGCAACTCCATGGATCTCAGCTCCTTCGATTTCCGCACAGGCAAAATGCTCATGAGCAAACTGAACAAGAGCAGACAGAGGCTCCGCTATGATAACAACAGTCAGACAAAG GGCAAACCAGACCTGAATACATCTCTTCCAGTTCGACAGACAGCCTCCATTTTCAAACAGCCAGTCACAAAAGTTACCAACCACCCCAGCAACAAAGTTAAAACGGATCCACAGAAGGCCGTTGACCAGCCCAGACAG CTGTTTTGGGAGAAGAAGCTGAGTGGCCTTAATGCTTATGACATTGCTGAAGAACTGGTGAAAACCATGGAGCTCCCAAAAGGTTTACAGG GAGTGGGCCCTGGATGTACGGATAAAACTCTATTATCAGCCATTGCTAGCGCTCTGCACACCAGCGCTGCTCCTATTACAGGCCAGCTGTCTGCAGCTGTGGAGAAAAATCCTGGTGTTTGGCTCAACACAGCCCAGCCCCTCTGCAAAGCTTTCATTGTCACAGATGAGGACATCAG GAAACAGGAGGAGCTGGTGTATAACGTTAGGAAGCGGTTGGAAGAGGCTCTTATGGCTGACATGTTGGCTCACGTAGAGGAGGCATCTGGTGGTGGAGAGGCACTTAAAGAAGAGGGGAACTGTCATGAAGACAAAGATGATGTATAA
- the mbd3b gene encoding methyl-CpG-binding domain protein 3b isoform X8, translating to MEKNDPTGKKFRSKPQLARYLGNSMDLSSFDFRTGKMLMSKLNKSRQRLRYDNNSQTKGKPDLNTSLPVRQTASIFKQPVTKVTNHPSNKVKTDPQKAVDQPRQLFWEKKLSGLNAYDIAEELVKTMELPKGLQGVGPGCTDKTLLSAIASALHTSAAPITGQLSAAVEKNPGVWLNTAQPLCKAFIVTDEDIRKQEELVYNVRKRLEEALMADMLAHVEEASGGGEALKEEGNCHEDKDDV from the exons TCCTACTGGAAAGAAGTTCCGGAGCAAGCCACAGCTGGCTCGTTACCTTGGCAACTCCATGGATCTCAGCTCCTTCGATTTCCGCACAGGCAAAATGCTCATGAGCAAACTGAACAAGAGCAGACAGAGGCTCCGCTATGATAACAACAGTCAGACAAAG GGCAAACCAGACCTGAATACATCTCTTCCAGTTCGACAGACAGCCTCCATTTTCAAACAGCCAGTCACAAAAGTTACCAACCACCCCAGCAACAAAGTTAAAACGGATCCACAGAAGGCCGTTGACCAGCCCAGACAG CTGTTTTGGGAGAAGAAGCTGAGTGGCCTTAATGCTTATGACATTGCTGAAGAACTGGTGAAAACCATGGAGCTCCCAAAAGGTTTACAGG GAGTGGGCCCTGGATGTACGGATAAAACTCTATTATCAGCCATTGCTAGCGCTCTGCACACCAGCGCTGCTCCTATTACAGGCCAGCTGTCTGCAGCTGTGGAGAAAAATCCTGGTGTTTGGCTCAACACAGCCCAGCCCCTCTGCAAAGCTTTCATTGTCACAGATGAGGACATCAG GAAACAGGAGGAGCTGGTGTATAACGTTAGGAAGCGGTTGGAAGAGGCTCTTATGGCTGACATGTTGGCTCACGTAGAGGAGGCATCTGGTGGTGGAGAGGCACTTAAAGAAGAGGGGAACTGTCATGAAGACAAAGATGATGTATAA
- the mbd3b gene encoding methyl-CpG-binding domain protein 3b isoform X7, giving the protein MERKRGEEEEEEQRRERGEAGRLFSLCPTGKKFRSKPQLARYLGNSMDLSSFDFRTGKMLMSKLNKSRQRLRYDNNSQTKGKPDLNTSLPVRQTASIFKQPVTKVTNHPSNKVKTDPQKAVDQPRQLFWEKKLSGLNAYDIAEELVKTMELPKGLQGVGPGCTDKTLLSAIASALHTSAAPITGQLSAAVEKNPGVWLNTAQPLCKAFIVTDEDIRKQEELVYNVRKRLEEALMADMLAHVEEASGGGEALKEEGNCHEDKDDV; this is encoded by the exons TCCTACTGGAAAGAAGTTCCGGAGCAAGCCACAGCTGGCTCGTTACCTTGGCAACTCCATGGATCTCAGCTCCTTCGATTTCCGCACAGGCAAAATGCTCATGAGCAAACTGAACAAGAGCAGACAGAGGCTCCGCTATGATAACAACAGTCAGACAAAG GGCAAACCAGACCTGAATACATCTCTTCCAGTTCGACAGACAGCCTCCATTTTCAAACAGCCAGTCACAAAAGTTACCAACCACCCCAGCAACAAAGTTAAAACGGATCCACAGAAGGCCGTTGACCAGCCCAGACAG CTGTTTTGGGAGAAGAAGCTGAGTGGCCTTAATGCTTATGACATTGCTGAAGAACTGGTGAAAACCATGGAGCTCCCAAAAGGTTTACAGG GAGTGGGCCCTGGATGTACGGATAAAACTCTATTATCAGCCATTGCTAGCGCTCTGCACACCAGCGCTGCTCCTATTACAGGCCAGCTGTCTGCAGCTGTGGAGAAAAATCCTGGTGTTTGGCTCAACACAGCCCAGCCCCTCTGCAAAGCTTTCATTGTCACAGATGAGGACATCAG GAAACAGGAGGAGCTGGTGTATAACGTTAGGAAGCGGTTGGAAGAGGCTCTTATGGCTGACATGTTGGCTCACGTAGAGGAGGCATCTGGTGGTGGAGAGGCACTTAAAGAAGAGGGGAACTGTCATGAAGACAAAGATGATGTATAA
- the mbd3b gene encoding methyl-CpG-binding domain protein 3b isoform X9: protein MERKSPTGKKFRSKPQLARYLGNSMDLSSFDFRTGKMLMSKLNKSRQRLRYDNNSQTKGKPDLNTSLPVRQTASIFKQPVTKVTNHPSNKVKTDPQKAVDQPRQLFWEKKLSGLNAYDIAEELVKTMELPKGLQGVGPGCTDKTLLSAIASALHTSAAPITGQLSAAVEKNPGVWLNTAQPLCKAFIVTDEDIRKQEELVYNVRKRLEEALMADMLAHVEEASGGGEALKEEGNCHEDKDDV from the exons TCCTACTGGAAAGAAGTTCCGGAGCAAGCCACAGCTGGCTCGTTACCTTGGCAACTCCATGGATCTCAGCTCCTTCGATTTCCGCACAGGCAAAATGCTCATGAGCAAACTGAACAAGAGCAGACAGAGGCTCCGCTATGATAACAACAGTCAGACAAAG GGCAAACCAGACCTGAATACATCTCTTCCAGTTCGACAGACAGCCTCCATTTTCAAACAGCCAGTCACAAAAGTTACCAACCACCCCAGCAACAAAGTTAAAACGGATCCACAGAAGGCCGTTGACCAGCCCAGACAG CTGTTTTGGGAGAAGAAGCTGAGTGGCCTTAATGCTTATGACATTGCTGAAGAACTGGTGAAAACCATGGAGCTCCCAAAAGGTTTACAGG GAGTGGGCCCTGGATGTACGGATAAAACTCTATTATCAGCCATTGCTAGCGCTCTGCACACCAGCGCTGCTCCTATTACAGGCCAGCTGTCTGCAGCTGTGGAGAAAAATCCTGGTGTTTGGCTCAACACAGCCCAGCCCCTCTGCAAAGCTTTCATTGTCACAGATGAGGACATCAG GAAACAGGAGGAGCTGGTGTATAACGTTAGGAAGCGGTTGGAAGAGGCTCTTATGGCTGACATGTTGGCTCACGTAGAGGAGGCATCTGGTGGTGGAGAGGCACTTAAAGAAGAGGGGAACTGTCATGAAGACAAAGATGATGTATAA